The Castanea sativa cultivar Marrone di Chiusa Pesio chromosome 11, ASM4071231v1 genome contains a region encoding:
- the LOC142617457 gene encoding DNA-directed RNA polymerases II, IV and V subunit 11, whose translation MNAPDRYERFVVPEGTKKVSYERDTKIINAASFTIEREDHTVGNILRMQLHRDPNVLFAGYKLPHPLQYKIIVRIHTTSQSSPMQAYNQAINDLDKELDHLKNGFETEMAKHSREF comes from the exons ATGAATGCTCCCGATCGATACGAGCGTTTCGTCGTCCCCGAAGGCAccaaaaa GGTCTCGTACGAGAGGGACACGAAGATAATCAACGCGGCGTCGTTTACAATTGAGAGAGAAGACCACACCGTCGGCAACATTCTTCGCAT GCAATTGCACAGGGACCCCAATGTCCTCTTCGCTGGCTACAAGCTTCCTCACCCACTTCAGTACAAAATCATTGTTAgg ATACACACCACTAGCCAGTCATCACCAATGCAGGCATATAACCAGGCTATCAATGATCTGGACAAGGAGCTTGACCATTTGAAGAATGGTTTCGAG ACTGAGATGGCAAAGCATTCAAGGGAGTTCTAA
- the LOC142616965 gene encoding cation/H(+) antiporter 28, translating to MSDTNPDDPCSGKLSALFTRVAKHVFGFFLMVVLCNVTHYLLRPFSQPRITSDTFIGLLIGNLRIVHGFFDISAAQTLRFIIDFGMICYMFVLGIEMDPYVLLKLPTKDATVAYAGMLSTFVLAGAITPFLNYTQEFKMNFTLTLSTALSSTASPVLTRLITSHKIGKSDIGQLVIAAGMHSDFISTLLISIGYIAFPIREKLSGKSRLQDSMEMTIALVIQTVITAKVSPIIMNWVNNENPEGKPMKGSHLVLAVAFMALVCSCSTVYGFSPILSAFMAGIFLPSEGRVSKWVISKINYLLSTIFYPIFFLWMGFEADFREFEPDQIGTWARLFLLFLIATVGKVAGTVLSGVLLGFRWPESFALGLLLSTKGHYQIYLAIAAKTAGTVSTSTSTVMVIAIFFTVVHAPSVVAYIIKRARKRAPTHRMALQSLDPSKEVRILLGVHGPQDAPTAINFTEISRGRADPGIAIYLTDMIELTDNIAATLVRGDEEDTVTVTDQTVTEMREQVTAAAQAYIDHNSDGVKLRRLLALSTFSGMSQDICILAEDLMTALIILPFHKRQRADGTLDAGHPGFRYVNRKVLRNAPCSVGILVDRGLGLVEKISRSYTSLNVAVIFISGKDDREALAYAGRVACHPGVKLTVIRFLVENSSENTSRRASSHRVNVAEQEEEMKLDDECFAEFYERYVAGGQVAYMEKHLANSAETYSTLRSLEGQYALIIVGRGGRVNSVLTVGMNDWQQCPELGPIGDVLSGSDFSVKTSVLIIQTNNVRGELDGLDDDFSIM from the exons atgtcAGATACTAATCCAGATGACCCATGTTCGGGTAAGCTATCAGCACTTTTTACAAGAGTAGCAAAACATGTATTCGGCTTCTTCTTGATGGTGGTTCTATGCAATGTCACACATTACCTGTTAAGGCCTTTCTCACAACCTCGTATCACATCGGATACCTTT ATAGGACTACTCATTGGCAACTTAAGAATCGTACATGGTTTTTTTGACATATCAGCAGCTCAAACTTTGCGTTTCATCATTGATTTTGGCATGATCTGTTACATGTTTGTGTTGGGCATTGAAATGGATCCATATGTACTCCTTAAGTTACCAACCAAGGATGCTACAGTAGCCTATGCAGGAATGCTCTCCACATTCGTCCTAGCCGGCGCTATAACCCCATTTCTGAACTATACTCAGGAATTTAAGATGAACTTCACCCTCACCCTCTCTACTGCCCTCTCTAGCACAGCCTCTCCTGTCCTGACCCGTCTAATTACTAGTCACAAAATAGGCAAGTCAGACATAGGGCAGCTTGTGATTGCTGCAGGAATGCACTCTGATTTTATATCCACCCTTCTCATTTCCATTGGCTATATTGCATTTCCAATAAGAGAAAAACTCTCAGGTAAGAGTAGACTTCAAGATTCCATGGAGATGACTATTGCACTAGTTATACAAACTGTGATCACTGCCAAAGTTTCACCCATTATTATGAACTGGGTTAACAATGAGAACCCAGAAGGCAAACCAATGAAAGGCTCACATTTAGTGCTTGCAGTTGCCTTTATGGCCTTGGTTTGCAGCTGCTCAACTGTGTACGGTTTTAGCCCCATTCTAAGCGCGTTTATGGCAGGCATTTTCTTGCCAAGTGAGGGGAGGGTATCTAAGTGGGTAATTAGCAAAATCAACTACTTGTTAAGCACCATTTTCTATcccatttttttcctttggatGGGGTTCGAAGCTGATTTCCGCGAGTTTGAACCTGACCAAATAGGAACCTGGGCAAGGTTATTTCTACTCTTTCTGATAGCAACAGTCGGAAAGGTAGCTGGAACAGTACTTTCTGGGGTGCTGTTGGGATTTCGTTGGCCTGAATCATTTGCACTGGGGTTGCTTCTCTCTACAAAGGGCCATTATCAAATTTACTTGGCTATTGCTGCTAAAACA GCTGGTACCGTTTCTACTTCAACCAGCACTGTGATGGTAATTGCAATCTTTTTCACTGTTGTGCACGCCCCATCAGTTGTTGCATATATCATCAAACGTGCAAGGAAACGAGCACCAACTCATAGAATGGCACTTCAATCACTTGACCCTTCAAAGGAGGTCCGAATCTTGTTAGGTGTTCATGGACCTCAAGATGCTCCAACTGCCATCAACTTCACAGAGATTTCTCGAGGCAGAGCTGACCCTGGAATCGCGATATATCTTACTGACATGATTGAACTCACGGATAACATAGCAGCCACACTCGTGAGAGGTGACGAAGAGGACACAGTGACTGTGACCGACCAGACAGTGACAGAAATGAGAGAACAAGTCACTGCTGCAGCTCAAGCCTATATAGACCATAATAGTGATGGTGTCAAACTAAGACGACTTCTTGCACTCTCAACATTCAGTGGTATGTCCCAGGATATCTGCATCTTGGCAGAGGACTTGATGACAGCACTCATCATATTGCCATTTCACAAGAGACAGCGTGCCGATGGAACATTGGATGCAGGCCATCCAGGATTCAGATATGTGAACCGCAAG GTACTCAGGAACGCCCCGTGCTCAGTGGGAATTCTGGTGGACAGAGGTCTTGGACTGGTAGAAAAAATATCAAGATCATATACATCACTCAATGTGGCAGTAATCTTTATTAGTGGCAAAGATGATAGAGAAGCACTAGCTTATGCCGGTCGTGTAGCATGCCATCCTGGGGTAAAACTCACGGTAATAAGATTCTTAGTGGAGAACAGTTCAGAGAACACGTCAAGAAGAGCAAGCAGTCATAGGGTCAATGTTGCTGAGCAGGAAGAGGAGATGAAGCTGGATGATGAGTGCTTTGCTGAGTTTTATGAGAGATATGTAGCAGGGGGGCAAGTTGCTTACATGGAGAAGCATCTAGCAAATTCAGCTGAGACTTATTCTACTTTGAGGTCATTGGAAGGGCAGTATGCACTCATCATTGTAGGAAGAGGAGGGAGAGTAAATTCAGTATTGACAGTAGGAATGAATGACTGGCAGCAGTGCCCGGAATTGGGTCCGATTGGGGATGTTCTTTCGGGGTCTGATTTCTCAGTGAAGACCTCGGTTTTGatcatccaaacaaataatGTAAGAGGAGAACTAGATGGACTTGATGATGACTTCTCTATCATGTAA